In Streptomyces chartreusis NRRL 3882, the following are encoded in one genomic region:
- a CDS encoding ABC transporter ATP-binding protein, translating into MTPQRGWARRLWAYAWRHPKDVVLALGSSLAGMAVMALVPLITKVIIDDVISDHTRSMTTWAGLLIAAALVVYVLTYIRRYYGGRLALDVQHDLRTEMYGTITRLDGRRQDELSTGQVVGRATSDLQLIQGLLFMLPMTIGNFLLFLISLVIMASLSLPLTLVALAVAPALWWIAKRSRTRLHPSTWYAQAQAAAVAGVVDGAVSGVRVVKGFGQEEQETGKLRDVSRRLFAGRLRTIRLNSVYTPALQAVPALGQVAMLALGGWLAVRGHITLGTFVAFSTYLAQLVGPVRMLAMVLTVGQQARAGTERVLELIDTEPSLEDGRKELPADAPATVEFDDVSFGYDVAPGQTRPVLDGLSFEIRPGETLAVVGSSGSGKSTVSLLLPRFYDVTRGAVLVGGHDVRELTLESLRAAIGLVPEDSFLFSDTVRNNIAYGRPEATQEEIEQAARAAQAHRFISELPDGYDTTVGEHGLTLSGGQRQRVALARAILSDPRLLVLDDATSAVDARVEHEIHEALKEVMRGRTTLLIAHRRSTLNLADRIAVLDGGRLADIGTHEELQRRSALYRRLLTDPDELGAVSPGHTQAACPEEDTSVRDELDAEFDAERGVTPRLWTGDRERKDLALAESPATPELLAQVEALPPATDVPDVDESRAVQPEQSYGLRRLLRGFGLPLLVSLGLVAVDAGMGLLLPIMIRHGIDSGVTQAALGAVWAASLLALLTVAVQWAAQVGETRMTGRTGERVLYSLRLKIFAQLQRLGLDYYERELTGRIMTRMTTDVDALSTFLQTGLVTAFVSVVTFFGIMVALLVLDVELALVVFATLPPLIIATFFFRRASVKAYELARERVSVVNADLQESVSGLRIVQAFRRERDGGRRFAGHSDSYRQARIRGQWLISVYFPFVQFLSSVAAAAVLIVGGARVDDGTLAIGSLVAYLLYIDLFFAPVQQLSQVFDGYQQASVSLGRIQELLQEPTSTKSADEPREVLSLRGEIAFEDVHFAYGDDEEALGGVDLRIPAGQTVAFVGETGAGKSTLVKLVARFYDPTGGRVTVDGTDLRALDLTSYRHRLGVVPQEAYLFQGTVRDAIAYGRPDATDAEVEAAARAVGAHEMIATLEGGYLHEVAERGRNLSAGQRQLIALARAELVDPDVLLLDEATAALDLATEAQVNQATDRLAGRRTTLVVAHRLTTAARADRVVVMDHGRVVEDGTHEELLARGGRYAELWRTFIGAAEPEEPVGASR; encoded by the coding sequence GTGACACCGCAACGGGGATGGGCACGACGACTGTGGGCCTACGCATGGCGCCACCCGAAGGACGTCGTACTCGCCCTCGGCTCCTCGCTGGCCGGCATGGCGGTCATGGCCCTCGTCCCGCTGATCACCAAGGTGATCATCGACGACGTCATCAGCGACCACACCCGCTCGATGACCACCTGGGCCGGCCTCCTGATAGCCGCCGCACTCGTCGTCTACGTCCTCACCTACATCCGCCGCTACTACGGCGGACGCCTCGCCCTCGACGTCCAGCACGACCTGCGGACGGAGATGTACGGCACGATCACCCGGCTCGACGGCCGCCGCCAGGACGAACTGTCCACGGGCCAGGTCGTCGGCCGGGCCACCAGCGACCTCCAGCTGATCCAGGGCCTGCTGTTCATGCTCCCGATGACCATCGGGAACTTCCTGCTGTTCCTGATCTCCCTGGTGATCATGGCGTCGCTGTCGCTGCCGCTCACCCTCGTCGCCCTGGCCGTCGCCCCCGCCCTGTGGTGGATCGCCAAGCGCAGCCGCACCCGGCTGCACCCCTCCACCTGGTACGCCCAGGCCCAGGCCGCCGCCGTCGCCGGTGTGGTCGACGGTGCCGTCAGCGGGGTCCGCGTGGTGAAGGGCTTCGGGCAGGAGGAACAGGAGACCGGCAAGCTCAGGGACGTCAGCCGCAGGCTCTTCGCCGGGCGGCTGCGCACCATCCGCCTCAACTCCGTCTACACCCCGGCCCTCCAGGCCGTCCCCGCCCTCGGCCAGGTCGCGATGCTGGCGCTCGGCGGCTGGCTCGCGGTGCGCGGGCACATCACGCTCGGCACGTTCGTCGCCTTCTCCACCTACCTCGCCCAGCTCGTCGGCCCGGTCCGGATGCTCGCCATGGTGCTCACCGTCGGCCAGCAGGCCCGTGCGGGCACCGAACGCGTCCTGGAGCTGATCGACACCGAGCCGTCTCTCGAGGACGGCCGCAAGGAACTGCCCGCCGACGCCCCGGCGACCGTCGAGTTCGACGACGTCTCCTTCGGCTACGACGTCGCCCCCGGCCAGACCAGGCCCGTCCTCGACGGGCTCTCCTTCGAGATCCGCCCCGGCGAGACCCTCGCCGTCGTCGGTTCCTCCGGCTCCGGCAAGTCCACGGTCTCCCTGCTGCTGCCGCGCTTCTACGACGTCACCCGCGGTGCCGTCCTGGTCGGCGGCCACGACGTGCGCGAACTGACCCTGGAATCGCTCCGGGCCGCGATCGGGCTGGTCCCGGAGGACTCCTTCCTCTTCTCCGACACGGTCCGCAACAACATCGCCTACGGCCGCCCGGAAGCCACCCAGGAGGAGATCGAACAGGCCGCCCGCGCCGCTCAGGCCCACCGGTTCATCAGCGAGCTGCCCGACGGCTACGACACCACCGTCGGCGAGCACGGCCTGACCCTCTCCGGCGGCCAGCGCCAGCGCGTCGCACTCGCCCGCGCCATCCTCAGCGACCCGCGCCTGCTGGTCCTGGACGATGCCACCTCCGCCGTGGACGCCCGGGTCGAGCACGAGATCCACGAGGCACTGAAGGAGGTCATGCGGGGCCGCACCACCCTGCTGATCGCCCATCGCCGCTCCACCCTGAACCTCGCCGACCGCATCGCCGTCCTGGACGGCGGGCGCCTCGCCGACATCGGCACCCACGAGGAGCTCCAGCGGCGCTCCGCCCTCTACCGGCGCCTGCTCACCGACCCCGACGAGCTGGGAGCGGTCTCCCCGGGCCACACCCAGGCGGCCTGCCCCGAGGAGGACACCTCCGTCCGGGACGAGCTGGACGCCGAGTTCGACGCCGAGCGCGGGGTCACCCCGCGCCTGTGGACCGGCGACCGCGAACGCAAGGACCTCGCCCTCGCCGAGAGCCCCGCCACGCCCGAGCTGCTCGCCCAGGTGGAGGCGCTGCCCCCGGCCACCGACGTCCCCGACGTCGACGAGTCGCGGGCGGTGCAGCCGGAGCAGTCGTACGGTCTGCGCAGGCTGCTGCGCGGCTTCGGACTGCCGCTGCTGGTCAGCCTCGGTCTGGTCGCCGTCGACGCGGGCATGGGCCTGCTGCTGCCGATCATGATCCGGCACGGCATCGACTCGGGCGTCACCCAGGCCGCGCTCGGCGCCGTGTGGGCGGCGTCACTGCTCGCGCTGCTGACGGTGGCCGTGCAGTGGGCGGCCCAGGTCGGCGAGACCCGGATGACCGGCCGCACCGGCGAACGGGTCCTCTACTCCCTGCGGCTGAAGATCTTCGCCCAGCTCCAGCGCCTCGGGCTCGACTACTACGAGCGGGAGCTGACCGGCCGGATCATGACCCGGATGACGACCGACGTCGACGCCCTGTCGACGTTCCTCCAGACGGGCCTGGTCACCGCCTTCGTCTCGGTCGTCACCTTCTTCGGCATCATGGTCGCCCTGCTGGTGCTCGACGTGGAGCTGGCGCTGGTCGTCTTCGCGACGCTGCCGCCGCTGATCATCGCCACGTTCTTCTTCCGCCGGGCGAGCGTGAAGGCGTACGAACTGGCCCGTGAGCGCGTGTCGGTGGTCAACGCCGACCTCCAGGAGTCGGTGTCCGGGCTGCGGATCGTGCAGGCCTTCCGGCGCGAGCGGGACGGCGGGCGGCGGTTCGCCGGGCACAGCGACAGCTACCGCCAGGCGCGCATCCGGGGCCAGTGGCTGATCTCCGTGTACTTCCCCTTCGTGCAGTTCCTGTCGTCGGTGGCGGCGGCGGCCGTGCTGATCGTCGGCGGGGCGCGGGTCGACGACGGGACACTGGCGATCGGCTCGCTGGTGGCGTACCTGCTCTACATCGACCTGTTCTTCGCGCCGGTGCAGCAGTTGTCCCAGGTCTTCGACGGCTACCAGCAGGCGTCCGTCTCGCTGGGCCGCATCCAGGAGCTGCTCCAGGAGCCGACGTCGACGAAGTCCGCCGACGAGCCACGCGAGGTCCTCTCCCTGCGCGGCGAGATCGCCTTCGAGGACGTGCACTTCGCGTATGGCGACGACGAGGAGGCGCTCGGCGGGGTCGACCTGCGCATCCCCGCCGGGCAGACCGTCGCGTTCGTCGGCGAGACCGGCGCGGGCAAGTCGACCCTCGTCAAGCTCGTGGCCCGCTTCTACGACCCCACCGGCGGCCGGGTCACCGTCGACGGCACCGATCTGCGCGCCCTGGACCTCACCTCGTACCGGCACCGTCTGGGGGTCGTCCCGCAGGAGGCGTACCTCTTCCAGGGCACCGTCCGCGACGCCATCGCCTACGGCCGCCCCGACGCCACCGACGCCGAGGTCGAGGCGGCGGCCCGCGCGGTCGGCGCGCACGAGATGATCGCCACGCTGGAAGGCGGCTACCTCCACGAGGTCGCCGAGCGCGGCCGCAACCTCTCCGCCGGGCAGCGCCAGCTGATCGCCCTGGCCCGCGCAGAGCTGGTCGACCCGGACGTCCTGCTGCTCGACGAGGCGACGGCCGCCCTCGACCTGGCCACGGAGGCCCAGGTCAACCAGGCCACCGACCGCCTGGCGGGCCGCCGCACCACCCTCGTCGTCGCCCACCGCCTCACCACCGCCGCCCGCGCCGACCGGGTCGTCGTCATGGACCACGGCCGGGTCGTCGAGGACGGCACCCACGAGGAGCTGCTCGCGCGCGGCGGGCGGTACGCCGAGCTGTGGCGGACGTTCATCGGCGCCGCGGAGCCGGAGGAGCCGGTCGGCGCGTCCCGCTGA
- a CDS encoding S28 family serine protease — protein sequence MRKALRWLLALTVLIGTLSTAGAATAAEPEATGTDSTTDIKERLLSIPGMSLVEEKPYTGYRFFVLNYTQPVDHRRPSKGTFQQRITVLHKDVSRPTVFFTSGYNVSTSPRRSEPTQIVDGNQVSLEYRFFTPSRPDPADWSKLDIWQAASDQHRVFKALKGIYSKNWISTGGSKGGMTATYYERFYPRDMDGVVAYVAPNDVVNKEDSAYDRFFARVGTEECRDRLNGVQREALVRREPLENKYAAYAKENDLTFETIGSLDKAYEATVLDYVWGFWQYSLLEDCDQIPADAKNATDDEIWNSVDTISGFSAYADQGLAAYTPYYYQAGTQLGAPTIRFPHIEKKYIRYGYQPPRNFVPRDIPMTFQPSAMRDVDTWVRHNARQMLFVYGQNDPWGAEPFRVGKGAKDSYVMTAPGMNHGANVAGLVPEQKALATARILDWAGVASSAVQADPAAAKPLAKFDAKLDKRDTQREMTLRP from the coding sequence ATGCGCAAGGCGCTCAGATGGCTGCTGGCGCTCACGGTGCTCATAGGCACGTTGAGCACGGCCGGAGCGGCCACCGCCGCCGAGCCGGAGGCCACCGGCACCGACAGCACCACTGACATCAAGGAAAGGCTGCTCTCCATACCGGGCATGAGCCTGGTCGAGGAGAAGCCGTACACCGGCTACCGCTTCTTCGTCCTGAACTACACCCAGCCGGTCGACCACCGCAGGCCCTCCAAGGGCACGTTCCAGCAGCGCATCACCGTGCTGCACAAGGACGTCTCCCGCCCGACGGTCTTCTTCACCAGCGGCTACAACGTCTCCACGTCGCCCCGCCGCAGCGAGCCCACCCAGATCGTGGACGGCAACCAGGTCTCCCTGGAGTACCGCTTCTTCACCCCGTCCCGGCCCGACCCGGCCGACTGGTCCAAGCTGGACATCTGGCAGGCCGCCAGCGACCAGCACCGCGTCTTCAAGGCGCTGAAGGGCATCTACAGCAAGAACTGGATCTCCACGGGCGGTTCGAAGGGCGGCATGACCGCCACCTACTACGAGCGCTTCTACCCGCGCGACATGGACGGCGTCGTCGCCTACGTCGCCCCCAACGACGTCGTCAACAAGGAGGACTCGGCCTACGACCGCTTCTTCGCGCGCGTCGGCACCGAGGAGTGCCGCGACCGGCTGAACGGCGTGCAGCGCGAGGCGCTGGTGCGCCGCGAGCCGCTGGAGAACAAGTACGCCGCCTACGCGAAGGAGAACGACCTCACCTTCGAGACCATCGGCAGCCTGGACAAGGCCTACGAGGCGACCGTCCTCGACTATGTGTGGGGCTTCTGGCAGTACAGCCTGCTGGAGGACTGCGACCAGATCCCGGCCGACGCGAAGAACGCCACCGACGACGAGATCTGGAACTCCGTCGACACGATCTCCGGCTTCTCCGCCTATGCCGACCAGGGCCTTGCTGCCTACACGCCGTACTACTACCAGGCCGGCACGCAGCTCGGCGCGCCGACGATCCGGTTCCCGCACATCGAGAAGAAGTACATCCGCTACGGCTACCAGCCGCCGCGGAACTTCGTCCCCCGGGACATCCCGATGACGTTCCAGCCGTCGGCGATGCGGGATGTGGACACCTGGGTCCGCCACAACGCCCGGCAGATGCTGTTCGTCTACGGCCAGAACGACCCGTGGGGCGCGGAGCCCTTCCGCGTCGGCAAGGGCGCGAAGGACTCCTACGTCATGACCGCCCCCGGCATGAACCACGGCGCCAACGTCGCGGGCCTCGTGCCCGAGCAGAAGGCCCTCGCCACCGCCCGCATCCTCGACTGGGCCGGCGTCGCCTCCAGCGCGGTGCAGGCCGACCCGGCGGCGGCGAAGCCGCTGGCGAAGTTCGACGCCAAGCTGGACAAGCGGGACACGCAGCGTGAGATGACGCTGCGTCCGTAA